One part of the Caproiciproducens sp. CPB-2 genome encodes these proteins:
- the serS gene encoding serine--tRNA ligase: MLDMKLIRSNPEKVKAGAKKRCIDVDALVDDILKIDEERREVTGKVESMKAEQNAATKKIPVMKKAGEDTASLMAELKTLSEKIKESDAQLGELEEKQKTLLLSLPNMPDEDLSAGGKENNQPIRFYKEKPSFDFEPKNHVELCESLGMIDYQRGAKLAGAGSWVYRGMGARMEWALLNFFISEHLNDGYELVLPPHMLNYECGYVAGQFPKFTDEVYWIQNPTSTDRKFMLPTAETALVNLHRDEVLTPEELPRKYIAYTPCYRREAGSYRSEERGMIRGHQFNKVEMVQYTTPEQSDDAFAELVGKAEKLVQKLGLHYRLSKLAAGDCSFSMARTYDIEVWIPSMEIYKEVSSASNARDYQARRGNVKFRGEDKKLRFVHTLNASGLATSRVIPAIVEQYQNADGSVTVPEVLRPFMGCEVVR, encoded by the coding sequence ATGCTGGATATGAAATTGATTCGCAGCAATCCGGAGAAAGTAAAAGCGGGAGCGAAAAAACGCTGTATCGACGTGGACGCGCTGGTGGACGATATCCTCAAAATCGACGAGGAACGCCGCGAAGTGACCGGAAAAGTGGAATCCATGAAGGCGGAACAGAACGCCGCTACAAAGAAAATTCCCGTAATGAAAAAAGCGGGTGAGGACACCGCTTCTCTCATGGCGGAATTAAAGACGCTTTCCGAAAAAATCAAAGAGAGCGACGCGCAGCTCGGGGAGCTGGAGGAGAAACAGAAAACCCTGCTGCTTTCCCTGCCGAATATGCCGGACGAAGACCTGTCGGCGGGCGGCAAGGAAAACAACCAGCCCATCCGTTTCTACAAGGAAAAGCCATCCTTTGATTTCGAGCCGAAAAACCATGTCGAGCTGTGCGAAAGCCTCGGCATGATCGACTATCAGCGCGGCGCAAAGCTGGCCGGGGCCGGTTCGTGGGTCTACCGCGGGATGGGCGCCAGAATGGAATGGGCGCTGCTCAATTTCTTCATCAGCGAGCATCTGAACGACGGCTATGAGCTGGTGCTGCCCCCGCACATGCTCAACTACGAATGCGGCTATGTGGCCGGACAGTTCCCGAAATTCACCGACGAGGTGTACTGGATTCAGAATCCGACCAGCACCGACAGGAAATTCATGCTGCCCACGGCGGAAACCGCGCTGGTGAACCTGCACCGCGACGAGGTTCTTACGCCGGAGGAGCTGCCGCGCAAATATATCGCCTATACCCCGTGCTACCGCAGGGAAGCGGGCAGCTACCGCTCCGAGGAGCGCGGCATGATCCGCGGGCATCAGTTCAATAAGGTGGAAATGGTGCAGTACACCACGCCGGAACAGTCGGACGACGCGTTCGCCGAGCTGGTGGGGAAGGCCGAGAAGCTCGTGCAGAAGCTTGGGCTGCATTACCGCCTGAGCAAGCTCGCCGCGGGCGACTGCTCGTTCTCCATGGCGCGCACCTACGACATCGAGGTCTGGATTCCCAGCATGGAAATCTATAAAGAAGTCAGCTCCGCCTCCAACGCGAGGGACTATCAGGCCAGAAGGGGCAACGTAAAATTCAGGGGAGAGGACAAAAAGCTTCGGTTCGTCCATACGCTGAACGCTTCCGGACTTGCGACCAGCCGCGTGATCCCCGCGATTGTGGAACAGTACCAGAACGCCGACGGCAGCGTGACCGTGCCGGAGGTACTGCGTCCGTTTATGGGATGCGAAGTCGTCAGATAA
- a CDS encoding ParB/RepB/Spo0J family partition protein, protein MAVKKGGLGKGLDAIFAENDTENRNAAVALKISEIEPNRAQPRKDFNDEALAELADSISRHGVLQPLLVRPIFGGGYQIVAGERRWRAARMAGIAEVPAVIRDMSDSEVMELALIENLQREDLNPLEEAQGYQSLMETYGMTQEEVSKTVGKSRPTVANALRLLNLPRQVLDLVQSGSLSAGHARTLLSFQNPEEMLKAAKMAVEQGISVRELEKMSKKANGQPAARHPKEKKRIPYFSEVELALNEHLGRKVQVTGTKKRGILQIEFYGEQDLSDLVGLFNKE, encoded by the coding sequence ATGGCAGTAAAAAAGGGCGGACTTGGAAAAGGATTGGACGCGATCTTCGCGGAAAACGACACCGAGAACCGCAACGCGGCGGTTGCGCTGAAAATCAGTGAGATAGAACCGAACCGCGCACAGCCCAGAAAAGACTTTAACGACGAGGCGCTGGCCGAGCTCGCCGATTCCATTTCCCGGCACGGGGTGCTGCAGCCCCTGCTGGTACGGCCGATTTTCGGCGGGGGATATCAGATCGTGGCCGGGGAACGGCGGTGGCGCGCGGCGCGGATGGCGGGGATCGCCGAAGTGCCCGCGGTCATCCGCGATATGAGCGACAGCGAGGTGATGGAGCTGGCGCTGATCGAGAACCTTCAGCGCGAGGACCTGAATCCGCTGGAAGAAGCGCAGGGATACCAGTCGCTGATGGAAACCTACGGAATGACGCAGGAAGAGGTTTCAAAGACGGTCGGAAAATCGCGGCCCACCGTGGCGAACGCGCTCCGGCTGCTGAACCTGCCGCGGCAGGTTCTCGATCTGGTACAGTCCGGATCGCTTTCCGCGGGACATGCCCGGACCCTTTTGAGCTTCCAGAATCCGGAAGAAATGCTGAAAGCCGCAAAAATGGCGGTGGAACAGGGTATTTCCGTAAGGGAACTGGAAAAAATGTCTAAAAAGGCAAACGGACAGCCCGCCGCCAGGCATCCGAAGGAAAAGAAGCGTATTCCCTATTTCAGCGAAGTGGAGCTGGCGCTGAACGAGCATCTGGGCCGGAAGGTACAGGTCACCGGGACGAAAAAGCGCGGGATCCTGCAGATAGAGTTTTACGGCGAGCAGGATCTGAGCGACCTGGTCGGACTTTTCAACAAAGAATAG
- a CDS encoding ParA family protein: MGKIIAIANQKGGVGKTTTSVNLSAAIGTKGRKTLLVDIDPQGNSSSGVGVDRRTVKNTIYEVLIGEAKAPDVIIHTEFDNLDIIPSSMDLAAAEIELVTLDHRESILKNALVPLREHYDYIFIDCPPSLGIITTNALCVADTLLVPIQCEYYALEGLSQLMNTVRRVKRQYNGQLEIEGVLLTMYDGRLNLTQQVVQEVKKYFPRKVFATAIPRAVRLSEAPSFGRPIQYFDKSSRGALAYDTLADEIIRTNQE, from the coding sequence ATGGGAAAAATTATAGCGATTGCGAACCAGAAGGGCGGCGTCGGCAAAACGACGACTTCCGTCAACCTTTCCGCCGCGATAGGCACGAAGGGAAGGAAAACGCTTCTGGTGGATATTGACCCGCAGGGAAATTCCTCAAGCGGGGTGGGTGTTGACCGCCGGACGGTGAAAAACACCATTTATGAAGTGCTGATCGGCGAGGCAAAGGCGCCGGATGTGATTATCCACACGGAGTTTGACAATCTGGACATTATTCCGTCCAGCATGGACCTGGCGGCGGCCGAAATTGAACTGGTCACGCTGGACCACCGCGAATCCATCCTGAAAAACGCGCTGGTACCGTTAAGAGAGCATTACGATTATATCTTTATCGACTGCCCGCCTTCGCTTGGGATCATCACGACCAACGCGCTCTGTGTGGCGGACACGCTTCTGGTTCCGATCCAGTGTGAATATTACGCGCTGGAGGGCCTGTCCCAGCTGATGAATACCGTGCGGCGCGTCAAGCGCCAGTACAACGGGCAGCTGGAGATCGAGGGCGTGCTGCTCACCATGTACGACGGGCGGCTGAACCTGACCCAGCAGGTGGTGCAGGAGGTCAAGAAATACTTCCCGAGGAAGGTGTTTGCAACGGCGATTCCCCGCGCGGTGCGCCTTTCCGAAGCGCCGAGCTTCGGCAGGCCGATCCAGTATTTTGACAAGAGCTCCAGAGGGGCCCTTGCTTACGATACGCTGGCGGATGAAATTATTCGGACCAATCAGGAATAA